AGTGCCCGTAACGATTAAATAATTTAAATCTCAGTTGAGTATATAAAAAAAGAGGGAGACCATATGGTCTCCCTCTTTTTTTATATCGTTTTTATGCTGTCAGCAATTTAATGGGCACTACCGGCAAAGAATTTCAAACCCAGTATAGAAGCAATCAGTGTCGCGATAAAAAATATCCGCCAGAAATTTGCCGGCTCATCAAAATATAAAATACCGACGATAACAGTTCCAACAGCACCTATGCCGGTCCAGACCGCATATGCAGTACCCATTGGTAAAGTCTGAGTTGCTTTGTTTAAGAAGAAGAAGCTTAATGTAATACAGGCGAAGAATGCAATACTCCACTTCAGGTTAGAAAAGTTATTGGAAAGCTTAAGACTGGTCGTAAATCCAACCTCAAATAAGCCTGCAATAATCAAAATGATCCAGTTCATAATTTTATAATTTGACACAAAAATACGGCGTATTACCGCTGTGGTTTTTTACAAATGTTAAAAAATGAACTTATTTGATTTCAGCCCTTATTCTGCTCAGGGTAACCTGTGTGACGCCCAGGTAAGAGGCAATATATCCCAGAGGTATACGCTGAATCAGCAATGGGTCTGTTTGCAATAAGTCAATATATCGCTCTTTAGCAGGTTTAAATAGTCTTCCAATATAGCTTTCCTCTGTTTTAATCAGAATAAGCTCGGCAAGTTTTCTGCCCCAGTTGGCCAGTTCTGTATTTGAATTGTATAAGGTTTCAAGTACCTCAGTCTTTAATTCATAGAGTAGGCAATTCTCGAGCAATTCTATATTTTCATATCCGGGAGTATTGTTAATATAGCTATGATAGGATAGAATAATATCACCTTCCATACCGAACCAAAAGGTAATCCGGTTGTCCCGGCCATCTACGTAGGCGCGTGCCACTCCCTGTTCTATGAAATATAGGGAGCGTTCTACCTTTTCAGCCTTGATAATCAGATGATTTTTAGGTAGTTCCACAGCCTTTAATTCTTTCAGCAGCAGATTTAAGTGCAAATCCTTGAGAGGGTAAATGCTTTTGATCGTATTGAGGGTATTTTGCAAAATGCTATGTCAGTTATTTGATTTTAGGAATGACCGCAACAGTTAAGCGACTGATACAATTCATTTTTCCTCTGTCGTCGTAAATTTTTATTTCCCAGACATGCGTTTTAGCCCCTTTATGCAGAGATTTACAGATTCCGGTAACTTTTCCGCTTTTAACAGGGCGTAAGTGATTCGCATTGATTTCCAGGCCTACTGCCTGAAACAGTTCCGGATCTATGCACATGTATGAAGCTATACTGCCTAATGTTTCTGCGAGGACTACAGAGGCCCCGCCATGCAGGATGCCTGCCGGCTGATGAGTCCGTTCATCCACAGGCATTGTTGCTGTTACTGAGTCTTCACCGATTTCTGTAAACCGGATATCAAGAAGGCCACCCAGATGATTCTTGGGTCTGTCATTCAACTGTTCAGGGGTAAATTCGGAAAACCAGATCATAAATATCTTTCGTTAATAATTTGTGTATGGTGCATCAGGTGCCCGGCAATCACATACAGTAATGCCCGAACTGAAATTTGTCTTTCGGAGGCTGTTCCGCTGCGATTTAAGTCATGATCATTCAATGATTTGAAAAGGTAAAGATTGGCTTTTCTCAGCAGTCTGAATTCTTCTGCAAAGCTATCCAGTGCGCGGTCCGCAAAATGTGCATTGGCAACATAATCGTCCTCTTCGAAACCTGGCAGTGCGGTTTGTTCAAGGCGGGAAAAACTGGTTAGGCGATAAACTAAAATCCGCTCAGTATCAATAATATGCCCTGCCATCTCTTTTAGTGTCCATTTGCCGGGAGCATAGGCATAATCAGCCTTTGCTTTCAGTGTACGGATGAAATCGGGGAATTCATCTGCCTGACGTTCTAATAATTCAAGGATGTCTCCGTTAACTTTTTCAATGTAAGTCAATGCCCATACCGGGTATTCGTTTGGTTGAGGTCGGTTCATATTTTATACTGCTTTTTAGGATGATACGAAAGGTAGTGCCTTT
This portion of the Pedobacter lusitanus genome encodes:
- a CDS encoding hotdog fold thioesterase; protein product: MIWFSEFTPEQLNDRPKNHLGGLLDIRFTEIGEDSVTATMPVDERTHQPAGILHGGASVVLAETLGSIASYMCIDPELFQAVGLEINANHLRPVKSGKVTGICKSLHKGAKTHVWEIKIYDDRGKMNCISRLTVAVIPKIK
- a CDS encoding DMT family transporter, yielding MNWIILIIAGLFEVGFTTSLKLSNNFSNLKWSIAFFACITLSFFFLNKATQTLPMGTAYAVWTGIGAVGTVIVGILYFDEPANFWRIFFIATLIASILGLKFFAGSAH
- a CDS encoding DinB family protein translates to MNRPQPNEYPVWALTYIEKVNGDILELLERQADEFPDFIRTLKAKADYAYAPGKWTLKEMAGHIIDTERILVYRLTSFSRLEQTALPGFEEDDYVANAHFADRALDSFAEEFRLLRKANLYLFKSLNDHDLNRSGTASERQISVRALLYVIAGHLMHHTQIINERYL
- a CDS encoding Crp/Fnr family transcriptional regulator, producing MHLNLLLKELKAVELPKNHLIIKAEKVERSLYFIEQGVARAYVDGRDNRITFWFGMEGDIILSYHSYINNTPGYENIELLENCLLYELKTEVLETLYNSNTELANWGRKLAELILIKTEESYIGRLFKPAKERYIDLLQTDPLLIQRIPLGYIASYLGVTQVTLSRIRAEIK